The Metallosphaera hakonensis JCM 8857 = DSM 7519 genome includes the window TAAGTGCGGCTCCACGTAGGTTAATCAATGCCGGTATAGGGGACACGATTGGGAAACTAGTAGCTGTAAGAGACTGGAAACTGGCATCCAAGCTTACAGGAGAATACTATGGAGATTACACGGCGTCGTTGGCTCTATTGTCAGCAAAACATGCTCTCAATTGTACAAAAATAATTCATAGGGATCTTAAATATAGCGTTAGACTTCTTACTGAAGCTCTCATAAGTAGTGGGGTTGCAATGGGAATGGCCGGGAGCACCAGGCCTGCTAGTGGTTCTGAACATCTTTTTGCACATGCAGTGGACTTACTTCAACCTAACCTAGCTATGCATGGAGAACTTGTGGGCATAGGGACTATAATAATGGCATACATTCATGGTATAAGATGGAAAGATATCCGAAATGCATTAAACAAAATCGGCTCACCTACAACAGCTAAGGAACTTGGTATTCCTAATGAAGTTATAATTAGAGCCTTAACGATAGCTCATACAATTAGACCAGAAAGATACACAATATTAGGAGATAGAGGACTTACATGGGGATCCGCAGAAAAAGTGGCTCGGGACACTGGCGTCATTGATTAATAAGGGACTTGGTATAAGACTCTTGGAATATCACAGTCAAATCCTCTAAAACATACTTTATAACATCTCTAGCAAGGAGCAATTTCCTAGTCTGAAGGTCCGTCTCTAGATATATTTTTTCAGGAATTATTACCTTTAGAACCTTCTGATCTTCTGATAGCTCAGTAGTAAGTTGCTCTACTCCAGGGAACCATCTCTTGACTAGAACCTGAATTTTATCCTTAACCTCTTTTATCTCCTTCACCACTTTAACTCGATATATCAAAGTTTTACCAGCTAACGGATGATTCAGATCTATATAGACCCTACCTCCACTTACACTTTTTATGATACCCATAGATCCATCAGAGAATCTAACAGGTAGACCGGGAAAAGGGGTAACTCCTTGTTTTCTAAGTTCACCTATCGACAAAACCCTGACCTTTGCTGGATCCCTCAACCCATAGGCGTTCTCTGGAGAGATTTCTATTTCTCTCTCCTCGTTTAACTCCATTGTATACAAACTGTCCTCTAAACCTTTGATGAGCCTGTGTTCGCCCAGTATAACCAACTGTGGCTCGTATTTTTTATCTTGGGAGTAAATGCCGGCTTTTTTGGCCTCTTCTT containing:
- a CDS encoding NAD(P)-dependent glycerol-1-phosphate dehydrogenase, producing MEIHEHIIDLPKKVYVGNGILGKLKDYLFQLNVVDPVLVISGPNVRKIIVNEIMKGLNEMNSLELIEVTDSSIDEVNKVEEKMKKFSPRFILGIGGGKTIDVAKYVAYRLNVNFISIPTAPSHDGITSPFASIKGLGKPVSVKAKMPYAIIADIDVLSAAPRRLINAGIGDTIGKLVAVRDWKLASKLTGEYYGDYTASLALLSAKHALNCTKIIHRDLKYSVRLLTEALISSGVAMGMAGSTRPASGSEHLFAHAVDLLQPNLAMHGELVGIGTIIMAYIHGIRWKDIRNALNKIGSPTTAKELGIPNEVIIRALTIAHTIRPERYTILGDRGLTWGSAEKVARDTGVID
- a CDS encoding FKBP-type peptidyl-prolyl cis-trans isomerase, with amino-acid sequence MFKEKDFIYIDYTGKDKNTGEVIETTIEEEAKKAGIYSQDKKYEPQLVILGEHRLIKGLEDSLYTMELNEEREIEISPENAYGLRDPAKVRVLSIGELRKQGVTPFPGLPVRFSDGSMGIIKSVSGGRVYIDLNHPLAGKTLIYRVKVVKEIKEVKDKIQVLVKRWFPGVEQLTTELSEDQKVLKVIIPEKIYLETDLQTRKLLLARDVIKYVLEDLTVIFQESYTKSLINQ